Below is a genomic region from Osmerus mordax isolate fOsmMor3 chromosome 22, fOsmMor3.pri, whole genome shotgun sequence.
AGAGTCTGCAGTCATTCTGGTTGGTTGAAATTATAAAGTGGGTCTCATCTCAGATCTCATTGACGCCCACCTTCATCTTTTCTACAGTCTCCTGGGTGAAAGGAAAGGGAGCAGAGGAATCAcctttatgtttttttgtgtagctatatgtgtgttttgtgtgtgtgtgtatcttgtgtgagactgtacgtgtgtgtgtgtgtgtgtgccgatcCAGACCTGGCGCATGTTGAGCTCTGCCACCCTGCGGGTCCACTCCTCCTCGGTCATTTCCTGCTCCgccccctcagcctccaccaCCTCTGGGCGCTCTGTTACTGAAACAGGGGACAGTGACACACCTGTGTGACTGTACATGTGAAGGGTTTGTTTGCGTacatggtgtgtgcgtgtgtgtgtgtgtgaggtgtgtgtgtccttaccgTCGCAGGTGAGAGCTGTGCAGACCCAGTTTCCACAGGCGCATACACAGCGGTTACATTCCATCTGAGTCTCTGCCCCATCCTCGTATGTCTCGTCCTCCAGGGCACACActgcaggaagtgatgtcgcacgggaagtgatgtcacacagCAAGTTACATTCCATAGCACATCACAGCTACATCACAGGAGgagtgtaagggtgtgtgtgtgcgctgtgtgttTTAGgatacagggtgtgtgtgtgtgtgtgtttatgtacttCTCTCTGGGGGGTTGAAGTCAGGCTTCAGGCAGTTGAGGAACTCATCGAAACTTAGCTTCCAGTCAGCATTTTCATCTGACAACTCAATGAGAGCATCCACACATaggctcctacacacacatgcgcacacaaaaTAGTATATTTATAACATAGAATCAACATGCCAAGATTACCCAATGCCCAGCCAACATTAGCtggagtgtatgtatgtgtgcatgtttacacTCTTCccatgtgtgagtttgtgcttgcttgtgtgtgtgtgtgtgtgtgtgtgtctgagcagacCTGAGCAGGCGATTGTTGTCCTGGCTGGCGTAGGCGGTGATGTTGATGGCTGTCTCGTTGTGTTGGAGGAACTTAAGGAGTTCAGATGAGTCCATCTGGGAATCTCCATCATCGTActcctgagaaacacacacatcctcatgtTATGATTACGCTCACCGCTAAAACTGTGTTTATGCTCGTGTGTGTTGGGTGGTAAGCCCTGGTTAAGATACGAGTCGCTTACAAAACGCCACACAGTGCAGTCTGTTAAACAAACATACATTcatacaacaaacacacataactgAACCCTATCCTACAACATGAGATATTGTCATCACACCGACAGGAAGTCCCTCCCACCTTGAAGTATTTCTCCAGGATGTGAGAGAAGTTGCTTCCTATTGAGGACCAGCCATCGGGCTCCACCTCCCCTTCAAGCCAGCCAATCACTCTTCTCCGTAGCTCATTCCTGTCTGCTACATagcacacaactacacacacacagatccacagaTGTTGGTATTTGGTGGGGTTTGGGCCACAGTAACTGTAGGGTTAGCGTTCTTGGTTATGGTCTGGGGTATGGGTGAGTAAGGGGTTCTGAGTCATTTGAGGTTCTAGGGGGTTTGGGGTTCTGGGTGGATTGAAGGTTGAGGGCTTAGATGGTGCGGGTTCTGTGGCGGCAGGCATCTGCACTTACTTGGGCTGGCTGCAAGTTTGTTGGACATCTCTGAAACAATAAACACACCCAGCAAGTGAGTCTTTCTGCAacatcaccctcacacacacccacacacgtacacacatacacacacacccttgtccTACCTTGGCAGTGTCCATCCTGCTCTACGTGCAGCTTGGTCCCGGTGAGGCAGGCGTCCCGGTGCAGCTCACAGTGGTTCTGGTAAGTCTTCCCGTTACTGGCACACACCGGATGCTTGTGGGCCTTacagtactgcacacacacacacacacacacacaaaacccgcTTGTgtcgtttgtgtgtgcattcgtgtgtttgtctatgtgtgtgtgtgtgcgttagagACTCACGTTGATGCACATGCAAGCAggttctcctctctccgtcaTGGCGCACTCTCTCCCCGCTCCACAAAACACATTGGCACACGCTGCGGGCTTTCcctcctacaaacacacacacacacagaacatgggTCTGAGAGAAGATCATGGCAGATGCTGTGATGAATGAGGTGGTTAGGACCTCTCTCATCCTCGCCGGTCCTTCAGACCTGCTGGTCCAGGCTGGTCAGTCtaacctgggtgtgtgtgtgtgtgtgggggggggggtgggggggtgggggtgcgtgGCTCAGAGCTCCATCACAACCTCCACATGGCCTGCAgccgtgctcacacacacacacacggcagatgGACCCTGAGCAGCCAGCTGACCTTTGACTTTTTCATTCAGAGGCCCTCGCACGCACCCAGGAACTTTACCATAACAATAGCCCCGCGCATGCCCTCACAAAGGCCTTACAAAGATTATTCTATCCGTCGGTTcggtccgtctgtctgtcaatgggttagtctgtctttctgttgcctgtttgtctgtccgtctgtttgCTTTTtcttgtctgtctatctgtctgtctatttgtATCTCTGCCTGTTTTTTTGTCTCAAGGTAACAACCTTGGACACTGTAAGCAGTTTCACCTGACTGGAGTCTGTAACTAGTTATTGCAACACACTGTTGTTACTACTGTTGTAATAAACACtgacacatatccacacacacagtgttccaCTGTACTGGCGTTGTCATTATTTTCTCCCGGTGCAGATATGAATAACAACTCTTGAAACAAgaaaatataaacacacaaacacacacccatttgCTAAATGTGTTTTCAAGCAAGACTGTCTTAGTGGATGGTGTAAGAAAAAACATTGGCGTGTGCACAGCAGAGAATGAGAAAAAATACCCTTTTCATCATGCTCTCCTTTTCTCACTATTATCTTTTTATCATATGTAGGCTACCGGTACTTTGATGTTGAGAGTGCTAAACACCCACTCGCTTAGGCTACACAAACAtgctcatcctcacacacaacTTCACCCTTATCTCGGTCAACTCACCTCACACTTACGACCTGTAATTACACGCCAGGTGTTTTGCCTCTAAagagaacacactcacacgcacctgaagcaacacacaaacaccactgtAATGACACTGATGCGCTGAATCTGATGCTGAAGAGCTGGAGTCAACCCGGAAAAAAAATCCTCTGACTTTAATCTGTGAGAAATAGTTTTGCCCTTTTAATCCTTACAACCACTTGTCACCAGGTAAATATTCTATTTTACTAAGAAACATAAAAATCGAGAATATTTACCACCGCCAGCCAGGGGATTGCCGCTCCAAGAATCAGGAGAACAACTTGATACAACTGCGGAACACAACGGACTGCGTTAATACAAAATCAACAGGACTAAACGAGAACTTAATTAAACTAAAAGAACAACCGAACAAGTGACGAATATGTAACATTTAACGACCTATTTAACGTACCATTTTAGCAAGTCATTCAATGTGCAGCGATGGAGTTTGAAGCAGGACAAAGCAGCAGTTTGGTGCGTCTcggaggagcagctggaggagaacagCTGTTCGCGGAATTCACCCTCCGCCCCTGTCCCCCAGCGGTGACGTAGCCACGAGCGAGACAATGAAGTCAACCATTTGGGACAAGGAGCTATGGGTCCAGTCAGTGCTACTGTAACCAGCTAGACCAGGGAGGCACAAACACATCTGACCAATATGGTGGATGAAGACAAAattggaaagagaggagaatgtgtgtgtgtgtctctgtgtgtgtttaccttggtCCAACGTGTCCCCCTCGGGACATAAATATTTAGGCGGCCTGAAGGAATGTCTGGGAGCTTGGTTGGTGAGGAACACTGATGTTGTTGGTTCTACCTTCACAAACATCctgcagactctctctctctctctctctctcacacacacacacacacacactctcaggccGTCAGGGTGGAGTAAACTTCAGTCTTAGGTCCACCGGAGGACCATTGTTGCACAGTCTAGGGCAGATCTCCATTCTTTCAGGAAGTTGGGctaacacttcctgtgtgcttgtgctgctttgaccaagtgtgtgtgtgtgtgtgtg
It encodes:
- the LOC136966091 gene encoding follistatin-related protein 1-like isoform X2, whose product is MLYQVVLLILGAAIPWLAVEGKPAACANVFCGAGRECAMTERGEPACMCINYCKAHKHPVCASNGKTYQNHCELHRDACLTGTKLHVEQDGHCQEMSNKLAASPIVCYVADRNELRRRVIGWLEGEVEPDGWSSIGSNFSHILEKYFKEYDDGDSQMDSSELLKFLQHNETAINITAYASQDNNRLLRSLCVDALIELSDENADWKLSFDEFLNCLKPDFNPPERMCALEDETYEDGAETQMECNRCVCACGNWVCTALTCDERPEVVEAEGAEQEMTEEEWTRRVAELNMRQETVEKMKVGVNEI
- the LOC136966091 gene encoding follistatin-related protein 1-like isoform X1; translation: MLYQVVLLILGAAIPWLAVEGKPAACANVFCGAGRECAMTERGEPACMCINYCKAHKHPVCASNGKTYQNHCELHRDACLTGTKLHVEQDGHCQEMSNKLAASPIVCYVADRNELRRRVIGWLEGEVEPDGWSSIGSNFSHILEKYFKEYDDGDSQMDSSELLKFLQHNETAINITAYASQDNNRLLRSLCVDALIELSDENADWKLSFDEFLNCLKPDFNPPERMCALEDETYEDGAETQMECNRCVCACGNWVCTALTCDVTERPEVVEAEGAEQEMTEEEWTRRVAELNMRQETVEKMKVGVNEI